CCCTCGGCCGCCCCGGCAACCTCGACTCGCCCGGCGCGCACGTGGCCCGTGACGTCCTTCTCGGCGCCCTCCCCGACATCGTCGCGAACAAGGCGAACGCGCCCCGCAGCTCGGCGATCGTCTTCGACGTCCACGGCCCCATCGAGTTCCTGCGCACCATCCGCGTCGACATCCAGGGCCGCGGCACCCTCGAAACAGCCCCCGCCCTCGGCCCCGCCGCCAGCCTCACCCTCGACTGGGAGACCTACATCCGTCTGGCCTTCGGCCGCGTGACGCTGGAGTCGGTCGCCGACCGGATCAAGGCCGAGGGCGATGTGGACCTGACGGCGGCGATTCTGCGGAACTTCACGGTGACGCCGTAGCCGGGCCGACCGGCGTCGGCCGGCAACGCGTCGGAGGCCGTCGGCTCAGCGGTCCTCCGTGACCGTCGTGGCGACGCCGTTCCTTATCTCGACCTTGGCGGAGACGCCCTTCTTCGCGGCGCTCTCCAGCTGGGTCAGGGTGCACTGCGGCGTCTCCTCGGACCGCGGGGTGCCGCAGATGGTGCCGGCGCCGTACACCCGCGTGCTGTCGGAGACGAAGAACGCCTGCTCGACGCCCTTCATGTCGGAGACGGTGAACTTGCCCGGCGCGAGGTAGCCGACGTTGCCGAACCAGGTGCCGTTGACGCCCGTCGTGCCGGTGCCGTTCTCGACGTCGTGGCGCTCCCGTACGACGGTGGCGACGCCGTTCTTGAGTGTCACGTCAGCGGTGACGGCCGCCTTCTTGGTGGCCGTCTCCAGCTGGTCGAGCGTGCAGCTCGGGCGGGCCTCGGACCGCGGGCTCCCGCAGATCGCGCCCGCACCGTAGACCGCGGTGTCGTCGGCGACGAAGAACGCCTGGTCGGTCTTTCCGGCCATGTGGACGGTGTACTTGCCCGGGGCGAGATAGCTGACGGTGCCGCCGGTGACCGTGCCGCTCACGCCCCGCTGGGAGGAGCCCGCGGCGTTCTGCGCGGACGCGGACGAGTTGGAGTGCTTGGAGGTCTTGGACGTGCCGGACTTCTTGGACGACGACTTGTGTTGGGAGCTGCCTGTATTGGCGGAACCGTTGTTCGCGGAGCCGTTCTGACATGCGGTCATCGCGAGTCCGGCAGTGAGCGCGGCGGTGACGACGACGACCCGGCGCAGGTGACGGTTCATCACGGGATTCCCTTCGCAGGCGAGGCTTCGTTCGATCACTATGAGTGCCGGACGACACCACAGGTCACGCTCGTCCCCGCCTCACGACACCGTTGTCACACCCCTATGACACAGCAACACCTCGGCCGTAAAGGTCACTTGTGGTGAACCGTCACGCGGGCACATGCACCGTCTCCACCCGGCTCGCCACCAGCCGCTCCCGCTCCCGCCGGGCCGCCCGCTTCCGCAACCGCAGTATCTGACTCACGCCCAGCGCCTGGAGCACGAACACCGACGAGAACGCCACCGTGTAGTCGTCGCCGGTCGCGTCCAGCAGCACGCCCACCGCGAACAGCGTGGTCATCGAGGCGACGAAGCCGCCCATGTTGGTGATCCCGGACGCCGTGCCCTGCCGCTCCGGCGGGTTCGCCGGCCGGGCGAAGTCGAACCCGAGCATCGAGGCGGGACCGCACGCTCCGAGCACCGCGCACAGCATCACCAGCAACCACATCGGCGCATGCTCCCCGGGATACGCCAGCACGGCCGCCCACATCAGCGCCGTCGCCCCGACGGTCCCCAGTGCCAGCGGCAGCCGCGCCGCGTGATGCCGGGCGACGACCTGGCCGTACACCAGACCCACGAGCATGTTCGACAGCACGACGAGCGTCAGCAGCTCCCCGGCGCTCGCCCGCGACAGCCCCTGCGCCTGGACCAGGAACGGCAGCCCCCACAGCAGCAGGAACACCATCGCCGGGAACTGGGTGGTGAAGTGCACCCACAGCCCCAGCCGTGTCCCCGGCTCCCGCCACGAGGCGGCGATCTGCCGCCGTACGTACGCGGCCCCCTGATGCGGGAAGGGCTCCGGCTCGTGTCCCTCGGGATGGTCCTTCAGGAACAGCAGGAGCAGCACCAGCACCACCACGCCCGCGAGCGCGCTCCCCGCGAAGGCCGTGGTCCAGCCCAAGCCGTGCAGCAGGCGCGCGAGCACCAGCGTCGAGACGAGGTTGCCCGCCATGCCGGCCAGCCCGGCGAGCTGCGCCACCATCGGCCCGCGCCGGGCCGGGAACCAGCGGCTGCCGAGCCGCAGCACGCTGATGAACGTCATCGCGTCACCGCAGCCGAGCAGCGCCCGGGAGGCGAGGGCCATGCCGTACGACGGTGAGAACGCGAACCCGAGTTGCCCGACCGTGAAGAGGACCACGCCGATCGTCAGCACCTTCTTCGTGCCGAGCCGGTCGACCAGCAGGCCCACGGGTATCTGCATGCCCGCGTACACCAGCAGCTGGAGGATCGAGAAGGTGGACAGCGCGGAGGCGCCCACGTCGAACCGCTCGACCGCGTCGAGGCCGGCGACCCCCAGCGACGTACGGAAGATGACGGCGACGAAGTAGACGCAGACGCCGATGCCCCAGACGGCGACGGCACGGCGTCCGCCGGGCGGGTCTCCGGGGAGGGCGACGGCGCTCATCGGACCTCACCCCGCGCGAGGTGTGAGAACCAGCCGACGTGCCGGTGGACGACATCGACGGCCGCCTGCGCGTCCCCGGAGCGCAGCGCCCGAAGGATCTCCTCGTGCTCGGCGAGGGTCTTGGCGATCCGGTCGGGGTGGGAGTGCATCACGGCGACGCCCATGCGCAGTTGCCGGTCGCGGAGTTGGTCGTAGAGCCGGGAGAGGATCTCGTTGCCGCCGCTGCGGACGATCTCGGCGTGGAAGCAGCGGTTGGTGACGGCTGCCGCGGCGAGGTCGCCGGCGGCGGCGTGCGCCTTCTGCTCGGCGAGCAGTTCCTCCAGCCGGGTGATCAACCGCGGACTCGCCGGTACGGCCTTCCGCGCGGCGTGCTCCTCGACCAGCAGCCGGGTCTCCACCACGTCCGCGATCTCCTGCGCGGAGACGGGCAGGACCAGCGCGCCCTTCTTCGGGTAGAGCTTGATCAGCCCCTCGGCCTCCAGGCGGAGCAGCGCCTCGCGCACCGGAGTGCGGGAAACCCCTACAGCCTCGGCGAGTTCGCCCTCGGTGAGGAGGATGCCGCCTTCGTAACGCCGTTCCAGGACGCCCTGCTTGACGTGGGTGTAGACGCGGTCGGCGGCAGGTGGTTGCTTGACGGGTGCGGGCGGGGCTGAGGGCATGCCCACAGCTTAGATACAACACGTACGCATGCGGCCGCTCATTCCAGTATGCGGACGCGCCGGGACCCCGCCCCGCACACCGCACAACCTTCTGTGCTAGTTACATGTCACACGTACGCGGCCTGCCTGCTTTGCCATTCAACTCGGCCGCACCTCAGGGGCATTCGACGTATTCGGGGTATATCAGTTGATAACTGCCACCAAGGGCATTCGTGTCCGCAGAGCCGCAGCCGTCGCCGTCACGGCGGGCGCGATGCTCGCCACCGGGGCCCTCACCGCGGCACCGGCGCAGGCCGCGACGACGCCCAGCATCACCGCCAAGGGCGGATTCCTGATGAACGGCGCCACCGGCGCGACGCTCTACTCCAAGTCCGCAGACACCAAGCGGCTCACCGGCTCGACGACGAAGATCATGACCGCGAAGGTGGTGCTCTCGCAGTCGAATCTGAACCTGAACAGCAAGGTCACGATCAAGAAGGCGTACAGCGACTACATCGTCTCCCAGGGCGCCTCGTCGGCCCGGCTGATCGTCGGTGACAAGGTCACGGTCCGTCAGCTGC
This genomic window from Streptomyces sp. DG2A-72 contains:
- a CDS encoding nitrate/nitrite transporter; the encoded protein is MSAVALPGDPPGGRRAVAVWGIGVCVYFVAVIFRTSLGVAGLDAVERFDVGASALSTFSILQLLVYAGMQIPVGLLVDRLGTKKVLTIGVVLFTVGQLGFAFSPSYGMALASRALLGCGDAMTFISVLRLGSRWFPARRGPMVAQLAGLAGMAGNLVSTLVLARLLHGLGWTTAFAGSALAGVVVLVLLLLFLKDHPEGHEPEPFPHQGAAYVRRQIAASWREPGTRLGLWVHFTTQFPAMVFLLLWGLPFLVQAQGLSRASAGELLTLVVLSNMLVGLVYGQVVARHHAARLPLALGTVGATALMWAAVLAYPGEHAPMWLLVMLCAVLGACGPASMLGFDFARPANPPERQGTASGITNMGGFVASMTTLFAVGVLLDATGDDYTVAFSSVFVLQALGVSQILRLRKRAARRERERLVASRVETVHVPA
- a CDS encoding GntR family transcriptional regulator; amino-acid sequence: MPSAPPAPVKQPPAADRVYTHVKQGVLERRYEGGILLTEGELAEAVGVSRTPVREALLRLEAEGLIKLYPKKGALVLPVSAQEIADVVETRLLVEEHAARKAVPASPRLITRLEELLAEQKAHAAAGDLAAAAVTNRCFHAEIVRSGGNEILSRLYDQLRDRQLRMGVAVMHSHPDRIAKTLAEHEEILRALRSGDAQAAVDVVHRHVGWFSHLARGEVR